From a region of the Dickeya poaceiphila genome:
- the metN gene encoding methionine ABC transporter ATP-binding protein MetN yields MIELINITKVFQQKERVVTALDDVTLRVPAGQIYGVIGASGAGKSTLIRCVNLLERPTQGKVLIDGKDLMSLSGSQLTRTRRQIGMIFQHFNLLSSRTVFGNVALPLELDNTPASEIKQRVHQLLDLVGLAEKHDAYPANLSGGQKQRVAIARALASNPKVLLCDEATSALDPATTRSILELLKDINRRLGLTILLITHEMDVVKRICDQVAVISDGKLIEQDTVSEVFSHPKTPLAQKFIQSTLHLDIPDDYQQRLSTTPRQDSVPLLRMEFTGQSVDAPLLSEVARKFNVNNNIISAQMDYAGGVKFGIMLAEMHGQETDTQAAIAFLQQHHVNIEVLGYV; encoded by the coding sequence ATGATTGAACTGATTAATATTACAAAGGTTTTTCAGCAAAAGGAACGCGTCGTCACCGCGCTTGATGATGTGACATTACGTGTTCCTGCTGGCCAGATTTATGGCGTAATTGGCGCATCGGGCGCAGGTAAAAGCACCTTGATTCGTTGCGTGAATCTTCTGGAAAGACCGACTCAGGGGAAAGTACTTATCGACGGGAAAGATCTGATGAGCCTGTCGGGAAGCCAATTGACGCGTACCCGCCGCCAAATCGGGATGATTTTCCAACATTTCAATTTGTTATCTTCACGTACCGTATTCGGCAACGTGGCGCTGCCGTTAGAACTGGATAACACGCCAGCATCTGAAATCAAGCAGCGAGTGCATCAGTTGCTGGATTTGGTCGGACTGGCCGAAAAGCATGATGCCTACCCAGCCAATCTGTCTGGAGGGCAAAAACAACGCGTTGCTATTGCTCGTGCGCTGGCAAGCAATCCCAAAGTATTGCTGTGCGATGAGGCCACCAGCGCGCTGGACCCAGCCACCACGCGTTCTATTCTTGAATTACTGAAAGATATTAATCGTCGACTGGGCCTGACCATTCTACTGATTACGCATGAGATGGATGTGGTCAAGCGTATTTGTGACCAGGTGGCAGTTATCAGTGACGGAAAGCTGATTGAGCAAGATACGGTAAGCGAGGTGTTCTCACACCCGAAAACGCCGCTGGCGCAGAAGTTCATCCAGTCCACTCTACATCTGGATATTCCAGATGACTATCAGCAACGGCTATCAACGACGCCTCGTCAGGATAGCGTGCCGCTGCTGCGAATGGAATTTACCGGTCAGTCGGTTGACGCACCGTTACTGTCCGAAGTGGCCCGGAAATTCAACGTCAACAACAACATCATCAGTGCGCAGATGGATTATGCCGGCGGCGTTAAATTCGGCATCATGCTGGCCGAAATGCACGGGCAGGAAACCGACACTCAGGCAGCTATCGCATTTTTGCAGCAACATCATGTCAATATTGAGGTATTGGGTTATGTCTGA